In one window of Osmia lignaria lignaria isolate PbOS001 chromosome 11, iyOsmLign1, whole genome shotgun sequence DNA:
- the LOC117603895 gene encoding uncharacterized protein LOC117603895: protein MASIVHLIVNYISYFFTDAEDSLTKLNTQLNRSMVLMDTTENEVRQPKSNRSIKINTKINPAKSPKVSSASRKSILKKTERKSSIETVQNVESNTLNGSDHSKMSMDTTETPPRPHNIDELVKEEDLIVESTDSTFTLDDISDSEDMWIMDIPRTIDPKELKNQTLVFGEKSKFKIREERYCAVNNDVKHSITCVFNTDKVKSRYKTVNIKPAGAITIRRKLSSVSKVKPMQIENCSVPFPKNLKTRHPLFGVSFEGKVTKGVIK from the exons ATGGCAAGtatagtacatttaattgtgaactacatttcatatttttttacag ATGCGGAAGATTCTTTAACCAAGTTGAACACTCAGCTGAATAGATCTATGGTACTAATGGATACAACAGAGAATGAAGTACGCCAACCAAAAAGTAATAGATCCATAAAAATTAATACGAAGATTAATCCAGCTAAATCTCCCAAAGTTTCTTCAGCATCTAGAAAAAGTATCTTGAAAAAGACTGAAAGGAAAAGTTCTATTGAAACGGTACAAAATGTAGAAAGTAACACATTAAATGGTTCTGATCATAGTAAAATGTCAATGGACACAACAGAAACACCTCCAAGAccacataat attGATGAGCTAGTAAAGGAAGAAGATTTAATTGTGGAAAGTACAGATTCTACATTTACCTTGGATGACATATCTGACAGTGAGGACATGTGGATAATGGATATTCCTCGAACA ATAGATCCAAaggaattgaaaaatcaaaCATTGGTATTTGGAGAgaaatcaaaattcaaaattagagAAGAGCGATATTGTGCAGTGAATAATGATGTTAAACACAGTATAACTTGTGTATTTAATACTGACAAAGTAAAATCACGATACAAAACtg TTAATATAAAACCAGCAGGTGCAATTACCATTAGAAGGAAACTTTCAAGTGTTTCAAAAGTTAAGCCAATGCAGATAGAAAACTGTAGTGTACCATTTCCTAAGAATTTGAAAACCCGACATCCATTGTTTGGTGTCAGTTTTGAAGGTAAAGTTACTAAAGGTGTAATAAAATAA